From Dromaius novaehollandiae isolate bDroNov1 chromosome 15, bDroNov1.hap1, whole genome shotgun sequence, a single genomic window includes:
- the TCOF1 gene encoding treacle protein isoform X4, whose translation MAAGGRGQRELLALIHQHLLRGGYARAARELQAQLGQKLLPSLTTSLEEIFTHWQKTPSNSRRRKVTDVETAIPEKIRVPDPVSSSESSEKEEDEKEKTKAVKASIPLVTNSAVNVESSEDDDSSSEEETPAGKDAVMAKPAVVSGKAANSLHSPNKTAAPADKAVVASAVHRTVVSNKQKPNAPAASAPPAKAGQKLASPEKLGHAVAAPGKVGQSKAPVTTNAPESSDSSSSSESEEEKETPAVNPAAPKVELKQAAGAAESSSEESSDETSSEEELTAPTVQAKPAVKAVQVNAAPVKSMPAAPVSTKKSALKQTAVAPNQAKLGSATVLGAAKPDDTSESSDSSDNENEEPASVTQTKPPPKSSQAVPSPVKPTPAASLSIKAAPAKTLPSAQGKPAPKPAVPKQGKTGLERTAVPTKPAESTKPVESTDSSDSEEEELSVPVSQKRLTEQPGHVPNLSQAAKVAGPEKAVGGTLKSQTSESGSSDSSDSEEETPVAQKQPPPAVKTNAVPKPTSAKKAQAPAPVPAPAPPPAESSDDSSEESDSEEEIIPPSQVLPPPCLKQTAPTGKAPPANTAAPQAASVLRNPTAMPRKPGLQPAQDTKLSQAVLPTQAEETSDSSSSSDSDEEETAKQLPKPGVLQKPGGTEPAHSSSSESSEEEGTASQSLLTGYLGVSKMATAPQIPKTVPSLPAGKAGQGKAAVPAANPLTKASVTAAPGNSSSSDSSDSDTDVEQVPAVHKAEDKPPPGQEAMGPSGKEKAAGKTALSPASLKASPVKKALTVKQNDVGAKGTQATPLSHTLLSIPESEESSSGSESEVTTAAKIPAVQTLGGLEEKKKKKKEKKEKKEKKKPSSTADKAVKTPKSKDKENKKQKASQKRKLPGEDGAVGQPKEKKRKGQASEEVPKKKKKKAAGDLEKLPGSKEKKKSNKKKKNGKEKKKKGKKASSEGEPLADGSAEVHKKKKKKKKTAESQELL comes from the exons atggcggcgggcggccgcgggcagcgggagctgctggccctCATCCACCAGCACCTGCTGCGCGGCGGCTACGCCCGGGCGGCCCGCGAGCTGCAGGCGCAGCTGGGCCAG AAATTGCTTCCTTCCCTGACGACCTCTCTGGAGGAGATCTTTACCCACTGGCAAAA GACTCCCTCGAATTCCAGGAGAAGAAAGGTGACTGATGTGGAGACAGCCATCCCAGAAAAGATCAGAGTTCCTGATCCCGTGAGCAGCTCTGAGAGTTCAGAGAAAGAAGAGGAtgagaaagagaagacaaaagctGTCAAGG ccagCATTCCCCTGGTCACAAACTCAGCAGTGAATGTAGAAAGCAGTGAGGATGATGACTCTTCATCAGAAGAAGAGACGCCAGCTGGAAAAGATGCAGTTATG GCGAAGCCAGCTGTGGTTAGTGGCAAAGCTGCCAACTCCCTGCATTCTCCTAATAAAACCGCTGCTCCGGCAGACAAGGCAGTGGTGGCCTCTGCTGTGCACAGAACTGTGGTCTCAAATAAGCAGAAGCCCAATGCGCCAGCTGCGTCTGCACCTCCGGCCAAGGCTGGACAAAAGCTGGCCAGTCCTGAGAAGCTGGGACATGCAGTAGCAGCCCCGGGCAAAGTAGGTCAGAGCAAAGCACCAGTAACGACCAATGCACCAGAGAGCTCTGACAGCAGCAGCTCATCGGAGagtgaagaagagaaggaaacacCAGCAGTGAATCCAGCAGCCCCCAAAGTGG AGCTgaagcaggcagctggggcagctgagAGTAGCAGTGAGGAATCAAGTGATGAGACATCCTCCGAGGAGGAGCTCACAGCTCCAACAGTCCAG GCAAAACCAGCTGTGAAAGCAGTGCAAGTTAATGCAGCACCTGTGAAAAGCATGCCTGCCGCTCCAGTGTCCACCAAGAAGAGCGCATTAAAGCAAACAGCAGTGGCACCAAACCAGGCCAAGCTCGGATCAGCAACGGTTCTTGGGGCTGCAAAGCCTGATGACACTTCAGAGAGCAGCGACTCATCAGACAATGAAAATGAGGAACCTGCATCAGTAACCCAA ACAAAGCCACCTCCAAAATCCTCCCAGGCCGTCCCATCCCCAGTGAAACCCACACCGGCAGCGTCACTCTCCATCAAAGCAGCTCCAGCAAAAACGCTTCCATCAGCCCAAGGGAAGCCAGCACCAAAACCAGCAGTGCCAAAGCAGGGCAAAACCGGGCTGGAAAGGACTGCTGTTCCCACAAAGCCTGCTGAAAGTACGAAGCCCGTGGAGAGCACTGACTCCTCAGACAGTGAAGAGGAGGAACTCTCTGTGCCTGTCAGCCAGAAG agattAACAGAACAGCCTGGACACGTTCCCAACCTGAGCCAGGCTGCTAAAGTTGCGGGGCCTGAAAAGGCAGTGGGAGGCACCTTGAAAAGCCAGACCTCAGAGAGTGGGAGCAGTGACTCATCTGACAGTGAAGAAGAGACCCCCGTGGCACAGAAACAGCCTCCACCAGCTG TGAAAACCAATGCTGTGCCCAAGCCGACAAGTGCGAAGAAGGCACAAGCTCCAGCCCcggtgccagccccagcccctccgcctGCAGAGAGCAGTGATGATTCCAGTGAGGAATCAGATTCAGAGGAGGAAATAATCCCCCCTTCACAG GTCCTTCCTCCTCCATGCCTGAAGCAGACAGCTCCTACAGGGAAAGCGCCTCCAGCCAACACTGCTGCTCCGCAGGCTGCTTCAGTCCTGAGAAATCCCACTGCTATGCCGAGGAAGCCAGGTCTGCAGCCTGCCCAGGACACCAAGCTGAGCCAGGCCGTGCTGCCCACCCAAGCAGAGGAGACCTCAGACAGCAGTAGTTCCTCTGACAGCGATGAGGAGGAGACAGCCAAGCAGCTCCCCAAACCTG GTGTGCTGCAGAAACCAGGAGGGACTGAGCCAGCCCACAGCTCCTCCTCGGAGTCCAGCGAGGAAGAAGGGACAGCGTCGCAG TCCCTCCTCACAGGCTATCTGGGCGTCTCCAAGATGGCAACAGCACCTCAGATACCAAAGACGGTTCCTTCCTTGCCTGCAGGCAAAGCAGGGCAAGGGAaagcagcagtgcctgctgcTAACCCCCTCACCAAGGCTTCTGTAACAGCAGCCCCAGGCAACAGCTCCAGCAGCGACAGCAGTGACTCCGACACAGATGTTGAGCAGGTGCCTGCAGTCCACAAAGCAG AAGACAAACCCCCGCCGGGGCAGGAAGCCATGGGACCTTCTGgcaaagagaaggcagcagggaagacAGCACTGAGTCCTGCCAGCCTCAAAGCCTCCCCAGTCAAGAAAGCCCTGACCGTGAAGCAGAATGACGTTGGGGCAAAAGGGACACAAGCAACCCCATTGTCACACacgctgctctccatcccagagTCAGAGGAGTCAAGCTCAGGGAGTGAAAGTGAGGTTACCACAGCTGCCAAGATCCCTGCGGTGCAAACACTGGGAGGGttggaagagaagaagaaaaaaaagaaggagaaaaaagaaaagaaggaaaagaagaaaccctCCTCCACAGCAGACAAGGCTGTGAAAACACCCAAGAGCAAAGACAAAGAGAACAAGAAGCAGAAAGCCTCTCAGAAGCGGAAACTGCCAGGAGAGGATGGAGCTGTTGGGCAGCCCAAGGAGAAGAAGCGGAAAGGGCAAGCTAGTGAAGAAGTgcccaaaaagaaaaagaagaaagcagctgGTGACCTGGAGAAGCTGCCAGGgagcaaggagaagaaaaaatccaaCAAAA aaaaaaagaatggaaaagaaaagaagaagaagggcAAAAAAGCATCTTCAGAAGGGGAGCCGTTAGCAGATGGCTCTGCTGAAGTtcacaagaagaagaagaag aagaagaaaacagctgaATCTCAAGAATTGTTGTGA